The following proteins are encoded in a genomic region of Sorangiineae bacterium MSr12523:
- a CDS encoding phosphocholine cytidylyltransferase family protein, with protein sequence MRPILIGAGRGSRLAHMTEQLPKTLVPTMGRPMLDWILEALAEAGYQKRDIVFVCGYRADALRARYPEFTYVENRNWESNNILLSLLCAREYMADGFLSSYTDIIYRGSVVKKLLASPHDKVLACDTDWRRRYRDRTQHPETDGEKLRADGERILELSRTIEADAAQGEFIGVTKFSREGAQELLAAFDATEVRFQGGMDRIYREGRTFQRAYLIDLFQSMIENGSAFHRVDTHGGYMELDTLEDLSFAAKWWSESR encoded by the coding sequence ATGCGTCCAATCTTGATCGGTGCCGGCCGCGGAAGCCGCCTCGCCCACATGACGGAGCAACTCCCGAAGACGCTCGTCCCCACCATGGGGCGGCCCATGCTCGACTGGATCCTCGAGGCGCTCGCCGAGGCTGGTTACCAGAAGCGCGATATCGTCTTCGTCTGCGGCTACCGCGCGGACGCGCTGCGAGCGCGCTACCCCGAGTTTACCTACGTGGAAAATCGGAACTGGGAGAGCAACAACATCTTGCTCTCCTTGCTCTGCGCCCGCGAATACATGGCGGATGGGTTTCTCTCCTCCTACACCGACATCATCTATCGGGGGTCGGTCGTGAAGAAACTGCTCGCTTCGCCCCACGACAAGGTGCTCGCCTGCGACACCGATTGGCGGCGGCGCTACCGCGATCGCACGCAGCACCCCGAGACCGACGGCGAGAAGCTCCGCGCCGACGGCGAACGCATCCTCGAGCTTTCCCGCACCATCGAGGCGGACGCGGCGCAGGGGGAATTCATCGGCGTGACCAAGTTTTCGCGTGAGGGCGCGCAGGAGCTGCTAGCCGCATTCGACGCAACCGAGGTCCGTTTCCAAGGCGGTATGGATCGAATCTATCGCGAAGGCCGCACCTTCCAGCGGGCGTACCTCATCGATCTTTTCCAATCGATGATCGAAAATGGAAGTGCATTTCACCGGGTCGACACACACGGAGGGTATATGGAGCTCGATACACTCGAGGATCTGTCGTTTGCCGCCAAGTGGTGGTCGGAGTCACGATGA
- a CDS encoding metallophosphoesterase, with protein sequence MRMPTLTLGIVTDLHFGPEAHFRGKLRKLTHHAASLTEAFVDRMNREVMPDLIVNLGDDIEDESREADLVRYAECQSILRKAHAPLINVAGNHDLVNLTRSDLLASWHREGPLYYALDHGEWHLVVLHTIERKDQDIRIPRAQLDWLREDLQKTTRPTIVFMHHSASEQDVDDSRWFSGRPELALVHERADLRAILEESKKVRAVFNGHLHRNHFDVIHGIPYITIQSLIENLDDDAPGRPSAAHAIVRLTPERIIIRIQGPDPARYQIEL encoded by the coding sequence ATGCGCATGCCCACTCTGACGCTCGGGATCGTAACCGATCTGCACTTCGGCCCCGAGGCCCACTTTCGTGGAAAACTCCGAAAGTTGACCCACCACGCCGCGAGCCTCACCGAGGCGTTCGTCGATCGGATGAACCGCGAGGTGATGCCCGACCTCATCGTGAACCTCGGCGACGACATCGAAGACGAGAGCCGCGAGGCGGATCTCGTGCGATACGCCGAATGCCAATCGATCCTACGAAAGGCCCACGCGCCGCTGATCAACGTGGCGGGCAATCACGATCTGGTGAATTTGACGCGCAGCGATCTGCTGGCGAGCTGGCATCGCGAAGGGCCGCTCTACTACGCGCTCGACCACGGAGAGTGGCACCTCGTCGTGCTCCACACGATCGAGCGGAAGGACCAAGACATCCGCATCCCGAGGGCACAACTCGATTGGCTTCGCGAGGACCTCCAAAAGACGACCCGCCCCACGATCGTCTTCATGCACCACAGCGCAAGCGAACAAGACGTCGACGACTCCCGCTGGTTCTCCGGAAGGCCCGAACTGGCCCTCGTGCACGAACGCGCAGACCTCCGAGCCATCCTCGAAGAGAGCAAGAAAGTGCGTGCCGTCTTCAATGGACATTTGCATCGAAATCACTTCGACGTGATCCACGGCATTCCATACATCACAATCCAAAGCCTCATCGAAAACCTCGACGACGACGCCCCAGGCCGCCCCAGCGCCGCCCACGCCATCGTGCGCCTCACCCCCGAACGAATCATCATCCGAATCCAAGGCCCCGACCCCGCCCGCTACCAAATCGAACTCTAG
- a CDS encoding DUF4279 domain-containing protein — MSLIVYGTAVDPEDVTQALGLSPTWQRRRGEPNHPGDRPTKRGMWKRSFVGPTPVNAPTLANDLARDLLGELPSPLPSWSNWGDDVEVDITLSFAVHRLLNFSYELDTSVAKKIGEVGTALVCNVYDVDDSVRAGSFDDPDAAEHEVSVSLIVRGEELDPNIVTSMLGLDPTSSGRAGDPIQRGQVRARPLGFWEFDVRSRPPKDVNQLIRALLGRLPTNPVTWDTLRRDYQIRLHTSFTAEGLSGHFYLEADVVRALATMGCTLDFAFYNLNA; from the coding sequence GTGTCACTGATCGTATATGGGACGGCGGTGGATCCCGAGGATGTGACCCAGGCCCTGGGGCTTTCACCGACGTGGCAGCGGCGGAGGGGGGAGCCGAATCATCCGGGCGATCGCCCCACCAAACGCGGTATGTGGAAGCGGTCCTTCGTCGGCCCTACGCCGGTCAACGCGCCGACGCTCGCGAACGATCTCGCGCGCGATCTGCTCGGTGAACTTCCCTCCCCGCTTCCCTCGTGGTCGAATTGGGGAGACGATGTCGAGGTCGATATCACGCTTTCGTTTGCCGTCCACCGGCTCCTGAATTTCTCCTACGAGCTGGACACCTCGGTGGCCAAGAAGATCGGCGAGGTGGGTACGGCCCTGGTGTGCAATGTCTATGACGTCGACGATAGCGTCCGCGCTGGAAGCTTCGACGACCCCGATGCCGCCGAGCACGAAGTTTCGGTGTCGCTCATCGTTCGGGGAGAGGAGCTGGATCCCAACATCGTGACGAGCATGCTCGGGCTGGACCCCACATCGTCGGGCCGCGCCGGGGATCCCATTCAACGTGGGCAAGTGCGGGCGCGTCCATTGGGGTTTTGGGAATTCGACGTCCGGTCCCGGCCCCCCAAGGATGTCAATCAGCTCATTCGCGCGCTGCTCGGTCGACTTCCGACGAATCCGGTAACATGGGACACGTTGCGGCGCGATTACCAAATACGACTCCACACATCGTTCACGGCGGAGGGGCTGAGCGGCCATTTCTACCTCGAGGCCGATGTCGTCCGGGCACTCGCGACGATGGGGTGTACGCTCGACTTCGCGTTCTACAACTTGAACGCGTAA
- a CDS encoding agmatine deiminase family protein, which produces MHRRAICSVFCAMLAALLAGCASGAEPSWSGDEEQSPRPTVLAAGDPVDATPPSGYRVPAEYEPVRAVLITWRDYIDVLGPVAAASAAAGARVLAVKGPPSIPGVPPQQYQSLDYSTNSAWVRDYGPVGINEATHTLGMVDTQYGVRARNTADDAIPCKLAATLHSPCYGTKLVFDGGNYMTDGRGNAFLSRRIYEWNSGMRREAVDAALQTYLGARTIHIFDYATDPSGRPADGTGHIDMFAKLVGECKVIVAETSDEPFRSVTEDAANYFRDLACGSGRYQVTRVKGWVSNGTWYTYTNSLIVNRTVIMPFYNAAEQNVAAQRAYESAMPGYRVVGVNSESSIGDGGAIHCLTREIPSLGSP; this is translated from the coding sequence ATGCATCGACGAGCCATTTGCTCCGTTTTCTGCGCCATGCTGGCCGCTCTACTCGCCGGTTGCGCGTCCGGTGCCGAGCCCTCTTGGAGTGGCGACGAGGAGCAATCACCCCGTCCGACCGTTCTCGCTGCTGGCGATCCTGTCGATGCAACACCGCCGAGTGGATACCGCGTTCCTGCCGAGTACGAGCCAGTCCGCGCCGTGCTCATCACGTGGCGCGACTACATCGACGTGCTGGGACCGGTGGCTGCCGCGAGCGCGGCGGCAGGCGCACGCGTGTTGGCCGTGAAGGGACCGCCCTCGATTCCGGGGGTGCCACCGCAGCAATATCAATCGCTCGACTACAGCACCAACAGCGCTTGGGTGCGCGACTACGGTCCAGTGGGCATCAACGAGGCGACGCACACCTTGGGCATGGTCGACACCCAGTACGGTGTACGTGCCCGCAACACGGCGGACGACGCGATTCCGTGCAAGCTCGCCGCCACGCTGCATAGCCCCTGTTACGGCACGAAGCTGGTCTTCGATGGCGGCAACTACATGACCGATGGGCGGGGCAATGCCTTTCTGAGCCGGAGAATCTATGAATGGAACTCCGGCATGCGCCGCGAGGCGGTCGATGCGGCGCTCCAGACGTACCTCGGCGCCCGAACGATTCACATTTTCGATTACGCAACGGATCCCAGTGGCAGGCCAGCCGACGGCACGGGCCACATCGATATGTTTGCCAAGCTGGTCGGCGAATGCAAAGTCATCGTCGCCGAGACCTCGGACGAGCCATTCCGCTCCGTGACGGAGGATGCGGCAAACTACTTCCGCGATCTCGCATGCGGCTCCGGTCGCTATCAGGTCACCCGCGTCAAGGGCTGGGTGAGCAACGGGACTTGGTATACCTATACGAACTCACTCATCGTCAATCGCACCGTCATCATGCCGTTTTACAATGCCGCGGAGCAGAACGTTGCTGCTCAGCGCGCGTACGAATCGGCGATGCCGGGCTATCGCGTGGTGGGTGTGAATAGCGAATCGAGCATCGGCGACGGCGGCGCGATCCATTGTTTGACGCGCGAGATTCCCAGTCTTGGTTCGCCTTGA
- a CDS encoding glycoside hydrolase family 16 protein encodes MKYLFGAMAILCGCSTSPSSNAPRMDGSRLKAADWTLVWSDEFEQPNGSGADPSKWTQEVGGDGWGNEERQYYTDGTANAVVRDGALVITAKADGASSHDCWYGPCRYTSARLVTKGKFTQRYGRIEARIRVPKGKGLWPAFWMLGADMDTVGWPQCGEIDVLENLGHEPHTVYGSLHGESYSNENGLTEAYTVPGAPVSSDYHVYSIEWEAGAVRFYVDDVLYSSRTPADLPQGAQWSFDHPFFLLLNVAVGGTWPGDPDGSTTFPQSMQVDWVRAFVKS; translated from the coding sequence ATGAAATACTTATTTGGCGCCATGGCCATCCTATGCGGCTGTTCTACGTCCCCATCGTCGAATGCTCCAAGGATGGATGGCTCGCGGCTCAAGGCGGCGGATTGGACGCTCGTTTGGTCCGACGAATTCGAACAGCCCAATGGATCGGGCGCGGATCCGTCGAAGTGGACGCAGGAGGTCGGTGGCGACGGCTGGGGAAACGAGGAACGGCAATATTATACGGATGGCACCGCCAATGCCGTCGTTCGAGACGGGGCATTGGTCATCACCGCAAAGGCAGATGGGGCTTCTTCGCACGATTGCTGGTACGGCCCCTGCCGTTACACGAGTGCGCGCCTCGTCACCAAAGGCAAATTCACACAACGCTACGGCCGCATCGAAGCGCGGATCCGCGTTCCGAAGGGCAAGGGCCTATGGCCTGCGTTCTGGATGCTCGGTGCGGACATGGACACGGTCGGCTGGCCGCAATGCGGCGAAATCGACGTGCTGGAAAATTTGGGGCACGAACCGCACACCGTCTATGGCAGCCTCCATGGTGAAAGCTATTCGAACGAGAACGGATTAACCGAGGCCTACACCGTCCCGGGCGCTCCCGTATCGAGCGATTACCATGTTTATTCCATCGAATGGGAAGCCGGCGCCGTCCGCTTTTACGTCGACGACGTACTTTACAGTTCGCGCACCCCGGCCGACCTCCCGCAGGGCGCACAATGGTCCTTCGACCATCCGTTCTTCCTTCTGCTAAACGTCGCGGTGGGCGGCACCTGGCCCGGAGATCCCGACGGATCCACGACCTTTCCCCAGAGCATGCAGGTCGACTGGGTGCGCGCGTTCGTCAAATCGTGA
- a CDS encoding C39 family peptidase — MRNTLGWLFSSCMLLGVVAGCASESGENVQSASSELTEAVQASVLLDVPIIKQNPELPRGCEVTSLAMMLNYVGVDVGKMTLASKIDKVPFWVVENQVHGNPNDGFVGDMYDRSKFGYGAYHGPVKRLADTYLPGRIRDLTGNSFDSLLTDYVGKGRPVWVVTNARFVKLADSEFQTWRTTSGNIRITMEEHAVVITGFDANSVYINNPLVDVPANGKNQRWNKQDFVAAWEQMGKQAISYDSSSDCAVRSDGRLYCNNKAGANMYAARTTSSSIVDHVRTTYSWFDCWGTGERHAGGNTTWYHTQGDDNGNWGWTPAVNLSTTSEFDANPSAYGLNRCD, encoded by the coding sequence ATGCGTAATACTTTGGGATGGCTTTTTTCTTCATGCATGCTCCTCGGCGTCGTCGCTGGCTGCGCCAGTGAGAGTGGTGAAAACGTCCAATCGGCGTCGTCGGAACTGACGGAGGCCGTTCAAGCGTCCGTTCTTCTCGACGTTCCCATCATCAAGCAAAATCCGGAGTTGCCACGGGGATGTGAAGTCACCTCGCTGGCGATGATGTTGAATTACGTGGGGGTCGATGTCGGCAAAATGACGCTGGCGTCCAAGATTGACAAAGTCCCCTTCTGGGTCGTGGAGAACCAGGTTCACGGGAATCCCAATGACGGATTCGTCGGCGACATGTACGATAGGAGCAAGTTCGGATACGGCGCGTACCACGGCCCGGTCAAGCGCCTTGCGGACACGTATCTGCCCGGTCGCATTCGCGATCTTACGGGAAATTCCTTCGATTCTCTCCTCACCGACTACGTTGGCAAAGGGCGTCCGGTATGGGTGGTGACGAACGCACGGTTCGTGAAGCTCGCAGATTCGGAGTTCCAGACGTGGCGCACGACGTCGGGAAATATCCGAATCACGATGGAGGAGCACGCCGTGGTGATCACGGGCTTCGACGCCAACTCCGTCTACATCAACAATCCGCTGGTCGATGTCCCGGCCAACGGTAAAAACCAGCGCTGGAACAAGCAGGACTTCGTCGCGGCCTGGGAGCAGATGGGCAAGCAGGCCATCTCGTACGACTCCTCCAGTGACTGCGCAGTTCGAAGCGATGGCCGCTTGTATTGCAACAACAAGGCGGGCGCCAACATGTACGCGGCGAGGACGACGTCGAGCAGCATCGTCGACCACGTGCGCACCACCTACAGCTGGTTCGATTGCTGGGGAACGGGCGAGCGGCACGCGGGCGGCAACACGACCTGGTACCACACCCAGGGCGACGACAATGGCAATTGGGGTTGGACCCCGGCCGTCAATCTGAGCACCACGTCGGAATTCGACGCCAATCCGAGCGCGTACGGCTTGAACCGCTGCGATTAG
- a CDS encoding suppressor of fused domain protein, translating into MTSTDDVRAHYEKLLGSATEEHRVNLGPLQFEILTIPGAPYADGTTVATLGLSKHIGQEFLLACHSDQLHAKHVSLLAIVAKEQLESGAGLRRGQVLGPAGPLVPGAATEALYVCPPAYFGPNFDPLILADGGHVHFFWLVPIHVREARWIAVNDTPNTKTFVFEDLLVAQDPDLLDFSRPELDLGDSN; encoded by the coding sequence GTGACATCGACCGATGACGTCCGCGCGCACTACGAGAAACTCCTTGGCTCGGCCACGGAAGAACATCGCGTCAATCTCGGGCCCCTTCAATTCGAAATTCTGACCATTCCAGGAGCGCCCTATGCCGATGGGACGACCGTCGCCACCCTCGGTCTATCGAAGCACATCGGGCAGGAATTCTTGCTAGCGTGCCACTCGGACCAGTTGCATGCCAAGCACGTCAGCCTGCTGGCCATCGTCGCGAAGGAACAGCTCGAATCGGGCGCTGGCCTGCGAAGAGGGCAGGTTCTCGGCCCCGCCGGCCCTCTCGTTCCCGGCGCTGCGACCGAGGCTCTTTATGTCTGTCCGCCGGCTTATTTCGGTCCCAACTTCGATCCGTTGATTCTCGCGGACGGTGGCCATGTCCACTTCTTTTGGTTGGTGCCCATCCACGTACGAGAGGCTCGATGGATTGCCGTCAACGATACGCCGAACACGAAGACCTTCGTTTTCGAAGATCTCTTGGTGGCTCAAGATCCGGACCTTCTCGATTTCAGTAGGCCGGAGCTCGATTTAGGAGACTCGAACTGA